The Candidatus Deferrimicrobiaceae bacterium genome includes the window ACGCCCGTCTTCTGGAACACCCCCGTAAGCCCCTCGCCGAGGTAGTCGGCCTTTTCCGCGAGCTTGCGGTAGATGCCTTTCTTCGACAGCTCGGTCAGGGCGGCGATCCCCGCGGCCACGGCAAGAGGGTTCCCCGAAAGGGTCCCCGCCTGGTAGACCGGCCCCTCGGGGGAGAGGGCGGCCATCACGTCGCGCTTGCCGCCGAACGCCCCCACGGGCAGCCCCCCGCCGATGATCTTCCCGAGCACGGTCAGGTCGGGACCGATTCCGAACAGCCCCTGCGCCCCCCCGAAGGCCACCCGGAAGCCCGAGATCACCTCGTCGAAAATGAGAAGGGCCCCCGCCTGGCGGGTGATCTCCCGCAGTTCGTCCAGGAATCCGGGGGCCGGGAGGACCACGCCCATGTTGCCGGGGATCGGCTCGATGATCACGGCGGCGATCTCCCCCCGGTTCCGGTCGAAGAGGCGCCGCACGGAGGCGGCGTCGTTGAATGCGGCGGTCAGGGTGTGCTTCGCCGTGTCCCGGGGGACTCCCGGAGAGTCCGGCTGTCCGAAGGTGAGCACCCCCGAACCGGCCTTGACCAGCATCGAGTCGGCGTGGCCGTGGTAACACCCCTCGAACTTCACGATCTTGTCCCGTCCCGTGTATCCCCGGGCGAGCCGGACGGCGCTCATCGCCGCCTCGGTTCCCGAGGAGACCAGACGGACCTTCTCGATGGAGGGGAATGCCTTCCGGATGAGGCGGGCGAGCGCGACCTCCCCGGCCGTGGGCGCCCCGTAGCTCGTCCCCCGGCCCGCGGCTTTGCGGATCGCGGAGACGATCTTCGGATGGGCGTGTCCGAGGATCATCGGCCCCCAGGAGGAGACGTAGTCGAGGAAGGTGTTCCCGTCCGCGTCCGTCACGGTGGCCCCCGCGGCCTTCGCGACGAACAGGGGCGTCCCGCCGACCGACCGGAACGCCCGAACGGGGGAGTTGACCCCCCCGGGGATCAGTTGCTGCGCCTGCCGGAACAGTTTTTTTGAAATCGCTGTTTTCATCCGGACACTCCTCCTTCGGGACGCCGCACGAACGGGATTTCTTTTACGGATGGCGAATTGTATCCGCTGCCCGGCCGGGGTGTCAAGGGAAGTATCCGCCTGAAAACCAAACGGTTTTTCATCCACCGTAAAACGATATTCTGGTATGACTTGACACGCCCGGAAGCCGGAGTGTACATATAAACATTTAGCGATCGGCCGTGCGAGGCGGGAGGGGATGGCGAAAGGGATGAGCGAAAAAGAGCAGATCGAGAGGGAATTCGGGGTTCTCTGGTCGGGCGGGGAGTCCGTCACCATCGGGGACAGGATCTATACCGCGGTCGAGATGAAAAAGGCTCTCGACCTGTGGGGGGCCGACGTGGTGACGATCGATCTTCAGCCCCTTCCCGATGATCTTTTCGCTTTCCGGTTCTACGACGGGGACGACCGATGCATCGTTGTCTTCGTGCTCGATGCGGAGCTGAACATCGTCAGGGAACTCCGCGCCCATATCGCGGAGTGGCTCGAGGACGAATATTTCAAAAGCGGAATCGAGGCGTTTTTTGCCGACCGGATGGTGGGTCTGCTTCACCGGAAGGTGAAGGGGGAGGAGGGCTAACCGACTTAGCCTCCCCGCCCGTCTTGCGGTTGCCGGAAGGGGTCGCTTCGGCTTCTCCGGGACCGTGTACATAACCACATATTAGGAAGGCCTTCCCCTCGGGAGGGGAAGAATTTCGCCACGCCTTGAAGGAGGTTTCGTTGTCCCTGACATGCTGGGAAAGGACCGTTCGCTC containing:
- the hemL gene encoding glutamate-1-semialdehyde 2,1-aminomutase, translated to MKTAISKKLFRQAQQLIPGGVNSPVRAFRSVGGTPLFVAKAAGATVTDADGNTFLDYVSSWGPMILGHAHPKIVSAIRKAAGRGTSYGAPTAGEVALARLIRKAFPSIEKVRLVSSGTEAAMSAVRLARGYTGRDKIVKFEGCYHGHADSMLVKAGSGVLTFGQPDSPGVPRDTAKHTLTAAFNDAASVRRLFDRNRGEIAAVIIEPIPGNMGVVLPAPGFLDELREITRQAGALLIFDEVISGFRVAFGGAQGLFGIGPDLTVLGKIIGGGLPVGAFGGKRDVMAALSPEGPVYQAGTLSGNPLAVAAGIAALTELSKKGIYRKLAEKADYLGEGLTGVFQKTGVPTWTNRVGSMWTTFFQGGPVVDYATAKTSDTAAYGRYFHGMLNRGIYLAPSQFEAGFVSLAHSRKDLDKTIRAAREVLRG